In the Anguilla anguilla isolate fAngAng1 chromosome 7, fAngAng1.pri, whole genome shotgun sequence genome, one interval contains:
- the aadat gene encoding kynurenine/alpha-aminoadipate aminotransferase, mitochondrial isoform X1 yields the protein MLPIDLSLPERFLRTFLLASLCFQASHPSAQLTAGQVLLYYSNAIMNYSRFLTAVSAARKPSPIRILTELQQRSPPTLISLAAGSPNPNTFPFQSATIKMKNGASVVFDETTMKRALQYSGSCGIPELISWMKDLQRNLHSPPTASYSVEAGQMEMCVTTGSQEGLCKIFEMLVNPGDNVLLDAPTYSGTLAALQPLGCNIINVLSDQYGMIPGALRDILSRWDPADAKKPGSTVPRVLYTIPNGGNPTGASMTTERKREVYQLAREYDLLIIEDDPYYFLQFQKPWAPTFLSMDVDGRIIRTDSFSKILSSGLRIGFVTGPKPLVDRVVLHIQASTMHTSTFTQLIISQLLHGWGQEGFLNHIDGVVEFYRNQRDAMLSSADRWLKDVAEWHAPAAGMFLWIRLKGIADTQQLIMEKALEKEVLLVPGGVFNIDSSVPCPYVRAAFSLSTPQQIDEAFKRLASLIKEAL from the exons ATGTTGCCAATTGACTTGAGTCTTCCTGAAAGGTTTTTGCGAACTTTTTTGCTCGCTTCACTGTGTTTCCAAGCTTCACACCCCTCGGCGCAGCTGACAGCCGGTCAAGTATTACTTTACTACTCAAAT GCTATCATGAATTACTCCCGGTTTTTGACCGCTGTGAGTGCTGCAAGGAAGCCGTCTCCTATTCGCATATTAA CTGAACTTCAGCAGCGTTCTCCCCCAACTCTGATCTCACTGGCGGCGGGatcccccaaccccaacacctTCCCCTTTCAGTCTGCCACCATCAAAATGAAGAATGGTGCCAGCGTTGTGTTTGATGAGACGACAATGAAAAGAGCCCTCCAGTACTCTGGCTCTTGTGG GATACCAGAACTCATATCTTGGATGAAGGACCTTCAGAGGAATCTCCACAGTCCCCCAACAGCCTCCTACAGCGTGGAGGCAGGGCAAATGGAGATGTGTGTGACCACAGGCAGTCAGGAAGGCCTGTGCAAG ATTTTTGAGATGCTGGTTAATCCTGGAGACAACGTCCTTCTAGACGCACCCACATATTCTGGGACTCTGGCGGCA CTTCAGCCATTAGGCTGCAATATCATTAATGTACTGAGTGATCAGTACGGAATGATCCCGGGAGCCCTGAGGGACATCCTGTCCAGGTGGGACCCAGCAGATGCCAAAAAACCAGGCAGCACAGTTCCCAGAGTCCTCTACACCATCCCCAATGGGGGCAACCCTACCGGAGCATCAATGACCACTGAGCGTAAGAGGGAGGTCTACCAG CTTGCCAGAGAATATGACCTCCTTATAATTGAGGATGATCCCTACTACTTTCTGCAGTTTCAAAAG CCCTGGGCTCCTACATTTCTGTCCATGGATGTGGATGGGCGAATCATCCGGACAGACTCCTTCTCAAAGATCCTGTCATCTGG CCTTAGGATTGGGTTTGTGACAGGGCCCAAGCCCCTTGTGGACAGAGTGGTCCTGCACATCCAGGCTTCCACCATGCACACCAGCACCTTCACACAG CTCATCATTTCCCAGCTGTTGCATGGGTGGGGACAAGAGGGCTTTCTGAACCACATCGATGG TGTGGTGGAATTTTACAGAAATCAGCGAGATGCGATGCTCTCCTCTGCAGACAGATGGCTCAAAG ATGTGGCAGAGTGGCACGCCCCAGCGGCAGGCATGTTCCTCTGGATCCGGCTGAAGGGCATCGCGGACACCCAGCAGCTCATCATGGAGAAGGCTTTGGAGAAAGAG GTGCTGTTGGTCCCTGGAGGAGTATTCAACATTGACAGCTCAGTCCCCTGCCCGTATGTACGAGCTGCCTTCTCATTGTCCACTCCCCAGCAGATTGATGAG gctttcAAGAGATTGGCTTCTCTGATCAAGGAGGCGTTATga
- the ino80b gene encoding INO80 complex subunit B isoform X4, with product MDRAIWNGDLSGGHNAHKKKHKKHKKHKKKHHRDDGGHGFSSEALESDSGIIIKPQLKLKIKLGGQTLGTKSVPTFTVVPEVPRSPSPLMIVDDDDDEDEPTEGVPIEQYRAWLDEDSNLDPSPLPDMDADSFLGPPMDEEEKWLDALEKGELDDNGELKKEIDESLLTVRQKALLHKQQTQPLLELPMGYKEKEMTEEMMQKREERARKRRLQAAKKAEENKKQTIERLTKTSKAKVKSMRERKSKQAQCPMVRFSDSFQGAAISFPLGVASPSPAPPRLPPAPVSCGVSGCLNLKRYSCSKTGTPLCSLECYRKNLMVQSVA from the exons ATGGACAGGGCAATTTGGA ATGGGGACTTGTCCGGTGGACATAATGCACACAAAAAGAAgcacaagaaacacaaaaaacacaagaagaaGCATCACCGGGACGATGGGGGACACGGGTTCTCCTCGGAGGCGCTGGAGTCGGACTCTGGGATCATCATCAAGCCCCAGCTAAAGCTCAAGATCAAACTGGGCGGGCAGACTCTGGGCACAAAGAG CGTTCCGACGTTCACGGTAGTCCCCGAGGTTCCGCGATCCCCCTCGCCTCTGATGATCGTGGACGACGACGATGACGAGGACGAGCCCACGGAGGGAGTCCCCATTGAGCAGTACAGGGCCTGGCTTG ATGAGGACAGCAACCTGgacccctccccactccctgACATGGACGCAGATTCCTTCCTCGGGCCCCCCATGGACGAGGAGGAGAAATGGCTGGACGCCCTGGAGAAGGGGGAGCTGGACGACAACGGGGAGCTGAAGAAAGAGATTGATGAGTCGCTGCTCACAGTCAGACAG AAAGCCCTCCTGCACAAGCAGCAGACCCAGCCCCTGCTGGAGCTGCCCATGGGCTATAAGGAGAAGGAGATGACGGAGGAGATGATgcagaagagggaggagagggcccGCAAGCGGCGCCTCCAGGCCGCCAAGAAGGCCGAGGAGAACAAGAAGCAGACCATCGAGAGGCTCACCAAGACCAGCAAGGCCAAGGTGAAGAGCATGAGGGAGCGCAAGTCCAAGCAGGCGCAGTGTCCCATGGTCCGCTTCTCCGACTCCTTCCAGGGCGCCGCCATCTCCTTCCCCCTGGGCGTGGCCTCCCCGAGCCCCGCGCCCCCACGCCTCCCGCCCGCCCCGGTCAGCTGCGGCGTGTCGGGCTGCCTCAACCTCAAGAGGTACTCCTGCTCCAAGACCGGGACGCCCCTCTGCAGCCTGGAGTGCTACAGGAAGAACCTCATGGTCCAGAGCGTGGCCTGA
- the ino80b gene encoding INO80 complex subunit B isoform X2, with protein sequence MGKKKDMIHPRFLSDGDLSGGHNAHKKKHKKHKKHKKKHHRDDGGHGFSSEALESDSGIIIKPQLKLKIKLGGQTLGTKSVPTFTVVPEVPRSPSPLMIVDDDDDEDEPTEGVPIEQYRAWLDEDSNLDPSPLPDMDADSFLGPPMDEEEKWLDALEKGELDDNGELKKEIDESLLTVRQKALLHKQQTQPLLELPMGYKEKEMTEEMMQKREERARKRRLQAAKKAEENKKQTIERLTKTSKAKVKSMRERKSKQAQCPMVRFSDSFQGAAISFPLGVASPSPAPPRLPPAPVSCGVSGCLNLKRYSCSKTGTPLCSLECYRKNLMVQSVA encoded by the exons ATGGGGAAGAAGAAAGACATGATTCATCCAAGATTTCTTTCAG ATGGGGACTTGTCCGGTGGACATAATGCACACAAAAAGAAgcacaagaaacacaaaaaacacaagaagaaGCATCACCGGGACGATGGGGGACACGGGTTCTCCTCGGAGGCGCTGGAGTCGGACTCTGGGATCATCATCAAGCCCCAGCTAAAGCTCAAGATCAAACTGGGCGGGCAGACTCTGGGCACAAAGAG CGTTCCGACGTTCACGGTAGTCCCCGAGGTTCCGCGATCCCCCTCGCCTCTGATGATCGTGGACGACGACGATGACGAGGACGAGCCCACGGAGGGAGTCCCCATTGAGCAGTACAGGGCCTGGCTTG ATGAGGACAGCAACCTGgacccctccccactccctgACATGGACGCAGATTCCTTCCTCGGGCCCCCCATGGACGAGGAGGAGAAATGGCTGGACGCCCTGGAGAAGGGGGAGCTGGACGACAACGGGGAGCTGAAGAAAGAGATTGATGAGTCGCTGCTCACAGTCAGACAG AAAGCCCTCCTGCACAAGCAGCAGACCCAGCCCCTGCTGGAGCTGCCCATGGGCTATAAGGAGAAGGAGATGACGGAGGAGATGATgcagaagagggaggagagggcccGCAAGCGGCGCCTCCAGGCCGCCAAGAAGGCCGAGGAGAACAAGAAGCAGACCATCGAGAGGCTCACCAAGACCAGCAAGGCCAAGGTGAAGAGCATGAGGGAGCGCAAGTCCAAGCAGGCGCAGTGTCCCATGGTCCGCTTCTCCGACTCCTTCCAGGGCGCCGCCATCTCCTTCCCCCTGGGCGTGGCCTCCCCGAGCCCCGCGCCCCCACGCCTCCCGCCCGCCCCGGTCAGCTGCGGCGTGTCGGGCTGCCTCAACCTCAAGAGGTACTCCTGCTCCAAGACCGGGACGCCCCTCTGCAGCCTGGAGTGCTACAGGAAGAACCTCATGGTCCAGAGCGTGGCCTGA
- the aadat gene encoding kynurenine/alpha-aminoadipate aminotransferase, mitochondrial isoform X3, whose protein sequence is MNMLPSKAIMNYSRFLTAVSAARKPSPIRILTELQQRSPPTLISLAAGSPNPNTFPFQSATIKMKNGASVVFDETTMKRALQYSGSCGIPELISWMKDLQRNLHSPPTASYSVEAGQMEMCVTTGSQEGLCKIFEMLVNPGDNVLLDAPTYSGTLAALQPLGCNIINVLSDQYGMIPGALRDILSRWDPADAKKPGSTVPRVLYTIPNGGNPTGASMTTERKREVYQLAREYDLLIIEDDPYYFLQFQKPWAPTFLSMDVDGRIIRTDSFSKILSSGLRIGFVTGPKPLVDRVVLHIQASTMHTSTFTQLIISQLLHGWGQEGFLNHIDGVVEFYRNQRDAMLSSADRWLKDVAEWHAPAAGMFLWIRLKGIADTQQLIMEKALEKEVLLVPGGVFNIDSSVPCPYVRAAFSLSTPQQIDEAFKRLASLIKEAL, encoded by the exons ATGAATATGCTTCCAAGCAAG GCTATCATGAATTACTCCCGGTTTTTGACCGCTGTGAGTGCTGCAAGGAAGCCGTCTCCTATTCGCATATTAA CTGAACTTCAGCAGCGTTCTCCCCCAACTCTGATCTCACTGGCGGCGGGatcccccaaccccaacacctTCCCCTTTCAGTCTGCCACCATCAAAATGAAGAATGGTGCCAGCGTTGTGTTTGATGAGACGACAATGAAAAGAGCCCTCCAGTACTCTGGCTCTTGTGG GATACCAGAACTCATATCTTGGATGAAGGACCTTCAGAGGAATCTCCACAGTCCCCCAACAGCCTCCTACAGCGTGGAGGCAGGGCAAATGGAGATGTGTGTGACCACAGGCAGTCAGGAAGGCCTGTGCAAG ATTTTTGAGATGCTGGTTAATCCTGGAGACAACGTCCTTCTAGACGCACCCACATATTCTGGGACTCTGGCGGCA CTTCAGCCATTAGGCTGCAATATCATTAATGTACTGAGTGATCAGTACGGAATGATCCCGGGAGCCCTGAGGGACATCCTGTCCAGGTGGGACCCAGCAGATGCCAAAAAACCAGGCAGCACAGTTCCCAGAGTCCTCTACACCATCCCCAATGGGGGCAACCCTACCGGAGCATCAATGACCACTGAGCGTAAGAGGGAGGTCTACCAG CTTGCCAGAGAATATGACCTCCTTATAATTGAGGATGATCCCTACTACTTTCTGCAGTTTCAAAAG CCCTGGGCTCCTACATTTCTGTCCATGGATGTGGATGGGCGAATCATCCGGACAGACTCCTTCTCAAAGATCCTGTCATCTGG CCTTAGGATTGGGTTTGTGACAGGGCCCAAGCCCCTTGTGGACAGAGTGGTCCTGCACATCCAGGCTTCCACCATGCACACCAGCACCTTCACACAG CTCATCATTTCCCAGCTGTTGCATGGGTGGGGACAAGAGGGCTTTCTGAACCACATCGATGG TGTGGTGGAATTTTACAGAAATCAGCGAGATGCGATGCTCTCCTCTGCAGACAGATGGCTCAAAG ATGTGGCAGAGTGGCACGCCCCAGCGGCAGGCATGTTCCTCTGGATCCGGCTGAAGGGCATCGCGGACACCCAGCAGCTCATCATGGAGAAGGCTTTGGAGAAAGAG GTGCTGTTGGTCCCTGGAGGAGTATTCAACATTGACAGCTCAGTCCCCTGCCCGTATGTACGAGCTGCCTTCTCATTGTCCACTCCCCAGCAGATTGATGAG gctttcAAGAGATTGGCTTCTCTGATCAAGGAGGCGTTATga
- the ino80b gene encoding INO80 complex subunit B isoform X1: MGKKKDMIHPRFLSVDGDLSGGHNAHKKKHKKHKKHKKKHHRDDGGHGFSSEALESDSGIIIKPQLKLKIKLGGQTLGTKSVPTFTVVPEVPRSPSPLMIVDDDDDEDEPTEGVPIEQYRAWLDEDSNLDPSPLPDMDADSFLGPPMDEEEKWLDALEKGELDDNGELKKEIDESLLTVRQKALLHKQQTQPLLELPMGYKEKEMTEEMMQKREERARKRRLQAAKKAEENKKQTIERLTKTSKAKVKSMRERKSKQAQCPMVRFSDSFQGAAISFPLGVASPSPAPPRLPPAPVSCGVSGCLNLKRYSCSKTGTPLCSLECYRKNLMVQSVA, encoded by the exons ATGGGGAAGAAGAAAGACATGATTCATCCAAGATTTCTTTCAG TAGATGGGGACTTGTCCGGTGGACATAATGCACACAAAAAGAAgcacaagaaacacaaaaaacacaagaagaaGCATCACCGGGACGATGGGGGACACGGGTTCTCCTCGGAGGCGCTGGAGTCGGACTCTGGGATCATCATCAAGCCCCAGCTAAAGCTCAAGATCAAACTGGGCGGGCAGACTCTGGGCACAAAGAG CGTTCCGACGTTCACGGTAGTCCCCGAGGTTCCGCGATCCCCCTCGCCTCTGATGATCGTGGACGACGACGATGACGAGGACGAGCCCACGGAGGGAGTCCCCATTGAGCAGTACAGGGCCTGGCTTG ATGAGGACAGCAACCTGgacccctccccactccctgACATGGACGCAGATTCCTTCCTCGGGCCCCCCATGGACGAGGAGGAGAAATGGCTGGACGCCCTGGAGAAGGGGGAGCTGGACGACAACGGGGAGCTGAAGAAAGAGATTGATGAGTCGCTGCTCACAGTCAGACAG AAAGCCCTCCTGCACAAGCAGCAGACCCAGCCCCTGCTGGAGCTGCCCATGGGCTATAAGGAGAAGGAGATGACGGAGGAGATGATgcagaagagggaggagagggcccGCAAGCGGCGCCTCCAGGCCGCCAAGAAGGCCGAGGAGAACAAGAAGCAGACCATCGAGAGGCTCACCAAGACCAGCAAGGCCAAGGTGAAGAGCATGAGGGAGCGCAAGTCCAAGCAGGCGCAGTGTCCCATGGTCCGCTTCTCCGACTCCTTCCAGGGCGCCGCCATCTCCTTCCCCCTGGGCGTGGCCTCCCCGAGCCCCGCGCCCCCACGCCTCCCGCCCGCCCCGGTCAGCTGCGGCGTGTCGGGCTGCCTCAACCTCAAGAGGTACTCCTGCTCCAAGACCGGGACGCCCCTCTGCAGCCTGGAGTGCTACAGGAAGAACCTCATGGTCCAGAGCGTGGCCTGA
- the aadat gene encoding kynurenine/alpha-aminoadipate aminotransferase, mitochondrial isoform X2: MLPIDLSLPERFLRTFLLASLCFQASHPSAQLTAGQAIMNYSRFLTAVSAARKPSPIRILTELQQRSPPTLISLAAGSPNPNTFPFQSATIKMKNGASVVFDETTMKRALQYSGSCGIPELISWMKDLQRNLHSPPTASYSVEAGQMEMCVTTGSQEGLCKIFEMLVNPGDNVLLDAPTYSGTLAALQPLGCNIINVLSDQYGMIPGALRDILSRWDPADAKKPGSTVPRVLYTIPNGGNPTGASMTTERKREVYQLAREYDLLIIEDDPYYFLQFQKPWAPTFLSMDVDGRIIRTDSFSKILSSGLRIGFVTGPKPLVDRVVLHIQASTMHTSTFTQLIISQLLHGWGQEGFLNHIDGVVEFYRNQRDAMLSSADRWLKDVAEWHAPAAGMFLWIRLKGIADTQQLIMEKALEKEVLLVPGGVFNIDSSVPCPYVRAAFSLSTPQQIDEAFKRLASLIKEAL; encoded by the exons ATGTTGCCAATTGACTTGAGTCTTCCTGAAAGGTTTTTGCGAACTTTTTTGCTCGCTTCACTGTGTTTCCAAGCTTCACACCCCTCGGCGCAGCTGACAGCCGGTCAA GCTATCATGAATTACTCCCGGTTTTTGACCGCTGTGAGTGCTGCAAGGAAGCCGTCTCCTATTCGCATATTAA CTGAACTTCAGCAGCGTTCTCCCCCAACTCTGATCTCACTGGCGGCGGGatcccccaaccccaacacctTCCCCTTTCAGTCTGCCACCATCAAAATGAAGAATGGTGCCAGCGTTGTGTTTGATGAGACGACAATGAAAAGAGCCCTCCAGTACTCTGGCTCTTGTGG GATACCAGAACTCATATCTTGGATGAAGGACCTTCAGAGGAATCTCCACAGTCCCCCAACAGCCTCCTACAGCGTGGAGGCAGGGCAAATGGAGATGTGTGTGACCACAGGCAGTCAGGAAGGCCTGTGCAAG ATTTTTGAGATGCTGGTTAATCCTGGAGACAACGTCCTTCTAGACGCACCCACATATTCTGGGACTCTGGCGGCA CTTCAGCCATTAGGCTGCAATATCATTAATGTACTGAGTGATCAGTACGGAATGATCCCGGGAGCCCTGAGGGACATCCTGTCCAGGTGGGACCCAGCAGATGCCAAAAAACCAGGCAGCACAGTTCCCAGAGTCCTCTACACCATCCCCAATGGGGGCAACCCTACCGGAGCATCAATGACCACTGAGCGTAAGAGGGAGGTCTACCAG CTTGCCAGAGAATATGACCTCCTTATAATTGAGGATGATCCCTACTACTTTCTGCAGTTTCAAAAG CCCTGGGCTCCTACATTTCTGTCCATGGATGTGGATGGGCGAATCATCCGGACAGACTCCTTCTCAAAGATCCTGTCATCTGG CCTTAGGATTGGGTTTGTGACAGGGCCCAAGCCCCTTGTGGACAGAGTGGTCCTGCACATCCAGGCTTCCACCATGCACACCAGCACCTTCACACAG CTCATCATTTCCCAGCTGTTGCATGGGTGGGGACAAGAGGGCTTTCTGAACCACATCGATGG TGTGGTGGAATTTTACAGAAATCAGCGAGATGCGATGCTCTCCTCTGCAGACAGATGGCTCAAAG ATGTGGCAGAGTGGCACGCCCCAGCGGCAGGCATGTTCCTCTGGATCCGGCTGAAGGGCATCGCGGACACCCAGCAGCTCATCATGGAGAAGGCTTTGGAGAAAGAG GTGCTGTTGGTCCCTGGAGGAGTATTCAACATTGACAGCTCAGTCCCCTGCCCGTATGTACGAGCTGCCTTCTCATTGTCCACTCCCCAGCAGATTGATGAG gctttcAAGAGATTGGCTTCTCTGATCAAGGAGGCGTTATga
- the ino80b gene encoding INO80 complex subunit B isoform X3 — translation MDRAIWIDGDLSGGHNAHKKKHKKHKKHKKKHHRDDGGHGFSSEALESDSGIIIKPQLKLKIKLGGQTLGTKSVPTFTVVPEVPRSPSPLMIVDDDDDEDEPTEGVPIEQYRAWLDEDSNLDPSPLPDMDADSFLGPPMDEEEKWLDALEKGELDDNGELKKEIDESLLTVRQKALLHKQQTQPLLELPMGYKEKEMTEEMMQKREERARKRRLQAAKKAEENKKQTIERLTKTSKAKVKSMRERKSKQAQCPMVRFSDSFQGAAISFPLGVASPSPAPPRLPPAPVSCGVSGCLNLKRYSCSKTGTPLCSLECYRKNLMVQSVA, via the exons ATGGACAGGGCAATTTGGA TAGATGGGGACTTGTCCGGTGGACATAATGCACACAAAAAGAAgcacaagaaacacaaaaaacacaagaagaaGCATCACCGGGACGATGGGGGACACGGGTTCTCCTCGGAGGCGCTGGAGTCGGACTCTGGGATCATCATCAAGCCCCAGCTAAAGCTCAAGATCAAACTGGGCGGGCAGACTCTGGGCACAAAGAG CGTTCCGACGTTCACGGTAGTCCCCGAGGTTCCGCGATCCCCCTCGCCTCTGATGATCGTGGACGACGACGATGACGAGGACGAGCCCACGGAGGGAGTCCCCATTGAGCAGTACAGGGCCTGGCTTG ATGAGGACAGCAACCTGgacccctccccactccctgACATGGACGCAGATTCCTTCCTCGGGCCCCCCATGGACGAGGAGGAGAAATGGCTGGACGCCCTGGAGAAGGGGGAGCTGGACGACAACGGGGAGCTGAAGAAAGAGATTGATGAGTCGCTGCTCACAGTCAGACAG AAAGCCCTCCTGCACAAGCAGCAGACCCAGCCCCTGCTGGAGCTGCCCATGGGCTATAAGGAGAAGGAGATGACGGAGGAGATGATgcagaagagggaggagagggcccGCAAGCGGCGCCTCCAGGCCGCCAAGAAGGCCGAGGAGAACAAGAAGCAGACCATCGAGAGGCTCACCAAGACCAGCAAGGCCAAGGTGAAGAGCATGAGGGAGCGCAAGTCCAAGCAGGCGCAGTGTCCCATGGTCCGCTTCTCCGACTCCTTCCAGGGCGCCGCCATCTCCTTCCCCCTGGGCGTGGCCTCCCCGAGCCCCGCGCCCCCACGCCTCCCGCCCGCCCCGGTCAGCTGCGGCGTGTCGGGCTGCCTCAACCTCAAGAGGTACTCCTGCTCCAAGACCGGGACGCCCCTCTGCAGCCTGGAGTGCTACAGGAAGAACCTCATGGTCCAGAGCGTGGCCTGA
- the aadat gene encoding kynurenine/alpha-aminoadipate aminotransferase, mitochondrial isoform X4, translating into MNYSRFLTAVSAARKPSPIRILTELQQRSPPTLISLAAGSPNPNTFPFQSATIKMKNGASVVFDETTMKRALQYSGSCGIPELISWMKDLQRNLHSPPTASYSVEAGQMEMCVTTGSQEGLCKIFEMLVNPGDNVLLDAPTYSGTLAALQPLGCNIINVLSDQYGMIPGALRDILSRWDPADAKKPGSTVPRVLYTIPNGGNPTGASMTTERKREVYQLAREYDLLIIEDDPYYFLQFQKPWAPTFLSMDVDGRIIRTDSFSKILSSGLRIGFVTGPKPLVDRVVLHIQASTMHTSTFTQLIISQLLHGWGQEGFLNHIDGVVEFYRNQRDAMLSSADRWLKDVAEWHAPAAGMFLWIRLKGIADTQQLIMEKALEKEVLLVPGGVFNIDSSVPCPYVRAAFSLSTPQQIDEAFKRLASLIKEAL; encoded by the exons ATGAATTACTCCCGGTTTTTGACCGCTGTGAGTGCTGCAAGGAAGCCGTCTCCTATTCGCATATTAA CTGAACTTCAGCAGCGTTCTCCCCCAACTCTGATCTCACTGGCGGCGGGatcccccaaccccaacacctTCCCCTTTCAGTCTGCCACCATCAAAATGAAGAATGGTGCCAGCGTTGTGTTTGATGAGACGACAATGAAAAGAGCCCTCCAGTACTCTGGCTCTTGTGG GATACCAGAACTCATATCTTGGATGAAGGACCTTCAGAGGAATCTCCACAGTCCCCCAACAGCCTCCTACAGCGTGGAGGCAGGGCAAATGGAGATGTGTGTGACCACAGGCAGTCAGGAAGGCCTGTGCAAG ATTTTTGAGATGCTGGTTAATCCTGGAGACAACGTCCTTCTAGACGCACCCACATATTCTGGGACTCTGGCGGCA CTTCAGCCATTAGGCTGCAATATCATTAATGTACTGAGTGATCAGTACGGAATGATCCCGGGAGCCCTGAGGGACATCCTGTCCAGGTGGGACCCAGCAGATGCCAAAAAACCAGGCAGCACAGTTCCCAGAGTCCTCTACACCATCCCCAATGGGGGCAACCCTACCGGAGCATCAATGACCACTGAGCGTAAGAGGGAGGTCTACCAG CTTGCCAGAGAATATGACCTCCTTATAATTGAGGATGATCCCTACTACTTTCTGCAGTTTCAAAAG CCCTGGGCTCCTACATTTCTGTCCATGGATGTGGATGGGCGAATCATCCGGACAGACTCCTTCTCAAAGATCCTGTCATCTGG CCTTAGGATTGGGTTTGTGACAGGGCCCAAGCCCCTTGTGGACAGAGTGGTCCTGCACATCCAGGCTTCCACCATGCACACCAGCACCTTCACACAG CTCATCATTTCCCAGCTGTTGCATGGGTGGGGACAAGAGGGCTTTCTGAACCACATCGATGG TGTGGTGGAATTTTACAGAAATCAGCGAGATGCGATGCTCTCCTCTGCAGACAGATGGCTCAAAG ATGTGGCAGAGTGGCACGCCCCAGCGGCAGGCATGTTCCTCTGGATCCGGCTGAAGGGCATCGCGGACACCCAGCAGCTCATCATGGAGAAGGCTTTGGAGAAAGAG GTGCTGTTGGTCCCTGGAGGAGTATTCAACATTGACAGCTCAGTCCCCTGCCCGTATGTACGAGCTGCCTTCTCATTGTCCACTCCCCAGCAGATTGATGAG gctttcAAGAGATTGGCTTCTCTGATCAAGGAGGCGTTATga